A genomic region of Haliotis asinina isolate JCU_RB_2024 chromosome 1, JCU_Hal_asi_v2, whole genome shotgun sequence contains the following coding sequences:
- the LOC137257332 gene encoding RING finger protein 215-like, whose translation MADIAWILIQCIFLCVKYPRRNGCCAIFTIYIILLTPVLASSSKTAGIEFRKVEKFGSKRSISSDEDTVSSLTANVRGWLSGSGGEKMADGRVHLIEDSCGNEDEKSFARLPKDWVGVLYYADDIIDTITDNGTSTNCPHVLDRVKNALMFGASAIIILTLNPKIFKELDVSQLFSQPVVIVDNAENVTALLSLLRSKMTLKARVLVNMTRQELLKFPTLTMWATCGRQNGHGGIVCLERNSEAGQGKADPGLFWNFFYTIILLLMLLYMMKSRGRDGEWGPANRELEASLRQLACQALSMMKTQKYHAHMNTGHDTCAICLDLFFKKQKIRVLPCSHQFHTKCVDPWLVKNRTCPLCKLNIIEQLQRDSDDED comes from the exons ATGGCTGACATAGCCTGGATTCTTATACAATGCATATTTCTCTGTGTGAAATATCCTAGACGAAATGGCTGTTGTGCAATATTTACTATATACATTATATTACTCACTCCAGTGCTAGCTTCGTCCAGCAAAACTGCTGGAATCGAGTTCAGAAAGGTGGAAAAATTCGGCTCGAAACGAAGCATATCTAGTGATGAGGACACGGTGTCGAGTTTGACAGCTAATGTTCGTGGATGGTTGTCCGGGTCAGGGGGAGAGAAGATGGCTGATGGGAGGGTGCATCTG ATTGAGGACTCTTGTGGCAATGAAGATGAAAAGAGTTTTGCCCGACTTCCAAAAGACTGGGTGGGTGTCTTGTACTACGCTGATGACATCATCGACACCATCACAGACAATGGCACCTCGACCAACTGTCCACATGTGCTTGACAGG GTGAAGAATGCTCTGATGTTTGGTGCCTCTGCGATCATCATCCTGACTCTAAACCCCAAAATATTCAAGGAG TTGGATGTGTCACAACTATTTTCACAGCCAGTTGTTATTGTTGATAATGCTGAAAATGTGACAGCTCTCCTCTCCCTACTGAGAAG TAAGATGACGCTGAAGGCAAGAGTGTTGGTCAACATGACAAGGCAAGAGCTCCTG AAATTCCCCACCTTGACAATGTGGGCAACATGTGGGCGGCAGAATGGACATGGAGGCATCGTTTGTCTGGAAAGGAACAGTGAGGCTGGACAGGGCAAG GCAGATCCTGGCTTGTTCTGGAACTTCTTCTACACCATCATCTTGTTGCTGATGCTGCTGTACATGATGAAGTCCCGAGGCAGGGATGGAGAATGGGGTCCAGCCAACAGAGAACTGGAG GCGTCTCTGCGTCAGTTGGCCTGTCAAGCTCTGTCAATGATGAAGACACAGAAATACCACGCCCACATGAACACCGGCCATGATACCTGTGCCATTTGCCTTGATTTATTCTTTAAAAAACAG AAAATCCGCGTTCTTCCATGCAGTCATCAGTTTCACACCAAGTGTGTTGATCCATGGCTGGTGAAAAACAGAACTTGTCCACTGTGCAAGCTCAACATTATCG AGCAGTTACAGAGAGACTCCGATGATGAAGATTAA